In the Arachis stenosperma cultivar V10309 chromosome 8, arast.V10309.gnm1.PFL2, whole genome shotgun sequence genome, AGttgctttaaaattaatgtattttaatattttgaaagATTACTTTGTTGATTCTAGCGAGTAGTAGTGACCACCACCATGTGGCTGTTAGAAACCGTAATTTGTCATTACCGGCAATATCGATCAACAATTATTCATCGTAAAGTCCACGTGAAAAAGTTCTACGAGTGACCATTTTTAATGTGGTAAATGTTCCCTAAATATGAAATATATCAATATCAATATCATATTTCTTTTGTTTCAAAatgtttatatatttaaatacatTGATTCTTTTAATATGTCTAAATTTTCTATCACATATTTTAAAATGGAAAAGTATTAGATATATCATGTTAATTTAGTACCATGAAAACATATATTTATCGTTTATCattaaatatttatgttttcttttaatattcaATAATATTGAAAATTCATGTATAGCATACTAAATTTGCTTAGAAGGATAGTTCATAGAATGTTAGTTGAAGGAAGGTTACATTTTCAGTAGGAAGACATCCCTTTGTTTTTTGGTAATTAAACAAGTAATTCTTTTTTTGCCTTTTGTTAACTAATAGCTATTAAGTGAAAtcaaagctaaattaaaatatacattgaATTTCTTTACCAATATGCATGTAGAGTGACAAACAATGAAACGTGTATAACTAGGACAGAAAAGTCAACTTGGTCAAAGAAATGAATCATTAAGTCAAAAGTATAACCGCAAGTCAAACAATTAAGCTACCTTAAACCTTTGGGAACACATTAAAGGATTATTACATACATATTagtaaattatattatttaaaactATTTATGTTCACATAGGTCAATTAACAGAAACTATTTTTCACTTGAATAAAATTGCATCTAATAAGAAGTTACATGcgatttaattaataaaaaaactatCTAAGCTTTCATATATAAAGAatgtgaataattttattaaataattatataaatttagttctatgaattaatatattatattcaCATTGAAAAAGTACGAGGCAACCCTTTACATATttccaaattatttttaatgaaatttaaaattaaaaataaagaaatggGTCAACTAGATTGTATCCGAATTTGAATGAATTCATTGAATTGGTACGAGAGCATATTTTCTTAACTAATTATATtaacatataatttaaatttggaTACATTATCTCACATTTAAAcgatattattaaaaaaaaatagcagTATGCAAAAGTTGCACCTTAATTTGGTGAATATAAAAAGAGTTAAGGTGTTCCCTTGTTGCAAACCATCCAACTAGGAGTAATTAGTCCTTATTGTttattcttcattcttctaaaTGAAGGGTATACTTTGAAAGAAATAAATTTAAGTTAAATTTGCAATTAGTACTAATTAGTAAGTTAAATAGATATTCATAAGCTTTTGATTGTACTCTACATTACTTTACATTGATAGAAAGTCATTGAATATtgttccaaaaatatttctcatAAAATTACTCTACACTAGAGAAGCATATAAACTCTATcaacaataaataattatcaTAATTGAACACATTAAATCCTAGTGAAAGTTACAAACTAAGTCAttgacaaaagaaaattaaataaaaatataatgcTAGATTCCTAAGGTTTGAAGTTACAAACTAAGCCATCAAGATGTGAATCAATATCCCATACAATTAATTCATTATTATGGTAACGTTCCCCATTAAGTAACATAAACAAGTTGGATTGAAACTTGAAACAAGTAATGCTCATCACTTAATTTTCTATTACTTCTTTTGTCAAAGGATTTTCAAACAAACCTTAGAGAAACTTTTGCATCACAAACAATGCAATATTCACTAACAATGAAGGAAATTGATCTTCCATTTGGAGTCCCTAATTCATCTCATGGGTTCTACCAAGATCTCCATCACCATGTTGATCAATTTCATCAGGTGAATGTGAATGGCAATTCCTCAACATCAAATCATCAAGTTTCTCTAACAAATCTTGATTCCTTTGATGTCTATGAGTGCAAGCCTTTTGTggagaataataataatgttcATGTTATGGACGATTTCCAATATAATGGAGGAGGTTTTGGTAATTTCAACCTCACTAATAACAATAATCGAAGTACTCCATTGGATATCATAGTTGGAAACCAAGGTTATTTACCGTTTTATCCTCTTCAAGAGACCAAGCCTACGAATCACGTTGTGCCGGATGAAGTCTCATCCATATCAACAATGGGTTATTACAAAAGGGTCAATGGTGTCAACAAAAACAATAAGTTATACCCAACATCCAAGAAGACCTACAAACTTCAAAAGAAGTCTAACATAGTAAAGGGCCAATGGACAGAAAGCGAAGATAGgtacaaaaaaaattcattcataattttatttcatgtatgaataaatcaaattttgtGTCTAAGAAAATAACGTGTGTATATGTTGCTACACCAAAATAAAGCTTATTGATTCAGCTGGTAGAACAATATGGATTAAGGAAATGGTCTCATATTGCTCAAATGCTGCCTGGGAGAATTGGAAAACAATGTAGAGAGCGTTGGCATAATCATCTAAGACCTGACATTAAGGTTAGTACCAATTTTAGTTCATATCATAGTATTATATATTCTATTTTTCTCTTGAATCCTTACTATTTTTTATAAGCTACGTTTTTAAAGTGTGACTAAATACTATATTAAAAGAtgtttttaacatttttatcaTCTTGTTGTTTATTGATACGactcgattttttttttttagaaagatATATGGACGGAAGATGAGGATAAGATCCTAATTGAAGCTCATGTGGAGATAGGAAACAAGTGGGCGGAAATTGCAAAAAGATTGCCTGGACGAACTGAAAACTCGATCAAGAACCATTGGAATGCTACTAAGAGAAGGCAATATTCAAAAAGGAAGTGTAGATCCAAGTACCCTAAAGCATCTCTCCTTCAAGAATACATCAAGAGTTTAAATTTGGACAAGAATCCTCTAATGGACTATAGGAGAAAATCTGTTAACCCTAGAGGCAATGCTAACAAAACTAGCTCGGCCGCCTCAAGCAAAGCACCACCACCACTTTTGGCAGCGCAACCTCAGCCGGTAGGTAACAATAGTCAATTCTCTATGTCGGATCGGTTGGTGCCGAGTTATGATTTCAATGAGGTATTGCCGGATTTTTGTTTTGATGAGAATTTGTTTGAAGGAGGGTGTAGCATTGATTCATTGCTTGATGACATTCCTTGTGCTCCTATTATGGATACTAGTACTATTAATGTTGTGGATAATGGTTTTGAGTGTGATGATATGCAACAAGAGATTGTGGAATCCATGATGGAGGGTGATGGAATAATCAAGAAGGAGATGGATTTGGTGGACATGGTGTCAAAGGTCAATAAAAATTGATGATGCTTGATTATTACTTAGTCCTTGGTGCATATATTATATGGTAGCTATAACTATCATGcacatttaattatttttatctttttatcttcaTGTATATGCTTCCTTTAAGAGACAAAGTTTATGATCAGAAGGGTCCTTGATATGCATTATATGGAACTTGTAGCAAATTTAAACACAACACAACAATGGAGCAGGAATGGAGAGTGTGGTGGGGCTACAAGAATATTTTGAAGAAGGAAAttaagtaataataatcactACTATTAGAAACAATTatagtattaatattttatatattatgtttatGAATATGATAAATAAAGCTTGTAGTTAAATTTTGATCCTTATTAAAGGGGACAATTGGCAATTGGGTTATAAGCCTTGAAACATTATTAAGACAAATGGaaataaattagtaatttttgtTTGCTTTTAGTCTATTCCATAAAGTTAAATGCTACTGTATTAGAAATTAAACTTAGCACTGTGGTTCATTTGCACTTCTGGATTTAATTATGTAAGAGTGCATAATGTCAATGTGGATCTTAATTCTTATGCTTTGGAATGtccaattattttatttatttaatgatataTTTACAAGTGAAACTGAGAGTTGTATATTGTGTACATTTCTATTtcatattatataataatatatacacaatttatgataaaagaaaaagagtagaGTCACAGTTAGATACTCAAGGATTTCGACTTTGAAATGTTAATGGTGGCATGTATGTTTTTTCGTTAATAAATAGTGTGAAATGAAATGAAGTTGTATATGTATTTCGTTATTTATAATGGTGCATATTCTTTGACTGTTACACGAATATAAAAATGATGTAATTTTAAACAATGaaatatttatcatttttcaaattttgatatAACATTTATCAATTGTTCtctatttataaaaaaagtaatatcattataaaattttatttgtggACAGAGGTAAAACAAGTCTATATCAAAGTTGAATtcgtttatttatttattgccctactactatatattttattttaccaGGAGTTCTTAATTCAGTAATGTTagagagacaaaaaaaaaataatcagaagTTGTCTTAGTTAACATTCGTTAATTGTCGCaacaattaatgaattttaaatGAAATAAGTTATGacaatttttaactaattttttttattatcaaacatTTCCGTTCTTAATTTTGGTGAACAATGTTAAGTACAAGGAGTAATAAGTTCAACAATATAGGATTACACGACATAAACATACATACATGCATGTATACATACATACCAAACAAATTGAAGAAGACAATATAATATGTTTGAAGGAAGCAATTTAAGAGTGAATTAATTAAGCTTAATAACTTATTGTGTTTGTTTCTAACTTTCTATTGAAATTAATTAAGGTCTTAATGTAATAAATTCGGTTTGTACGCTTAATTCATAGCAATAGAAACTGAATTGAGTTTGTTTCTAGTGCCGTTTTAGAGAGCAAAGTTATAAGCCTCttggtaaataaaaaattagtcacAAAATATTGCATGTCCCATACATTTAGTTATTATGGATCAAATTTaggatattatttttaaataagtcAAATAACTATTATTTGTGTTAGTCTATTTAGGtattttagttttcaatcaattatttatttgatcataTACTGAAATTAGgattataaaaagaaaaaaaaagaaaattgaaacaaaaaaaagaaactgATAACATTCAAAGCATAAATAACAAACAAAATTACTGTTATTAACATAGTTTATTAAGTCTTAAGAAACAGACTTATTATTCATCAACAATTTctacaatttatttatttcttaacACTGCCCGACTCCAACTTCTTTTCGGCAAAACCATCAAGGAGAAGAAGACCCTGACCCAAGAGACCCTATAACATAGCCATCATCAGGCTCTTGGACAGGGGACAAAATAAACAAAACCACCATCCAATCTTACAATGTCATAATTTCTCTAACTACATGAACCATAAAGGAAAGGATAATATGAATGAAAAAATGTGATATAAAGAAAATGATGATCAAGAAGCATTTCAACAGTCCACCTATGCTAGGATCTTTCATAAAGTACTTTTCCAAAAAATTATAACAGAAAACACTGATTCCTTTCGGTTTCTTGGGTGATAGTTCAAGATACTCAACGAATAACCTCAAATACTCCTCAATACGTAAAAAGCTCTCATCCCATGCAGATAATCTAGTTAGCATTTTAATCACTATGCAATCAAGTGCCCATATATCCATCGGAGTATCAATATGACCAGAAAATGCCTCCGCGACAAGTACAATGGCGTACCTCTAGGCTTGGACTTTCAAACCTCAACATCTGCTTCCTCCTCTTTGGTCTTAGATAATTCGAAATCCGCAATCTTCAATTGATTGATAGTATGCACTCTCTTTGTCTAATGAAGGAAACAGAAGAATGTTCTCCGGATTGAGGTTACAGTGGACGATTCCTTTGCGATGAATATGCGAAAGCCCTTTAACAATCATGTGTGCATAGACGCTCACGTCGGTCTCCGAGAGAGATTTCTTGTGGATCAAGTCATCCAAAGAACCATGAGGAGCATACTCCAACAAAAAATTGTAAAAGTAACGTCCGTGCTCTACCGTGATCTCAGTGCCAAAGCATCAAATGATTTCTTCGCAATCACCGCTTTCACCTTTGTATAATGATTTGAAAATCTGTTCTTCTTTCTTCAGTGAGAATGCCAACTTGGGAATGGAGCTCTTCTCAATAATGAAGCTCTGATACGGTATTTGTGTATCAACAACAATTGCAAgataaacagtgccataagaacCCACTCTTAAGACTTTCAGTTTCTTCCATTGTAAGCTACTCATCTTTCATTGATTTTTCTTACTCCCTATATCAACATCAAATGTTACatataatgataaaataatattatttatcaatATACAAAATTTTGAATACTTGCAGGCTAGTTCTTTTGACTCTTCTTGTGGATTATGAACTTAGTTTTGTGTTAATTTGTTATCTTATGctatttatattaattagttGTATAGCtgaaaatcatataaaatctaTCTTTTGTGTTTTAATATTCTTTATGatcttataaatatttataaaacgAAATTTAAATAAAGCTTTGCTATATATTAGGATTTATCATTACGATTTCGATTTATTTAGATTTAATATATAACAAAGCTTTATTTAGATTTTGTTTTATAGATATTTATAAGGTCATAAACAATATTAAAAACACAAAAGAtagattttatatgatttttagTGATACaactaattaatataaatagCACAAGGTAATGAACTAATACAAAATTAAGTTCATAATCTACAAGAAGAGCCAAAAGAACTATCCTGCaggtatttaaaaatttgtatattgataaataatattatttaatctTTATATGTAATATTTGATGTTGATACAGAGAGTAAGAAAAATCAATCAAATACGAGTAGCTTACAATGGAAGAAACTGAAAATCTTGAGAGCGGGTTCTTATGACACTGTTTATCTTGCAATTGTTGTTGATACACAAACACTGTATCAGAACTTCATTGCTGAAAAGAGCTCCATTTCTAGGTTGGCATTGTCACTGAAGAAAGAAGAACAGATTTTTAAACCATTGTGTGAAGGTGAAAGCGGTGGTTGCCAATAAATCATTCGATGCTTTGGCACGGAGATCACGGTAGAACACGAATGTTACTTTTACAATCGTCTATTGGAGTATGCTCCTCACGATTCTTTGGATGACTTGATCCACAAGAAACCTCTCCCGGAGACCGACGTGAGCGTCTATGCACGTATGATTGTTAAAGGGCTTTCGCATATTCATCGCAAAGGAATCGTCCACTGTAACCTCAATCCGAAGAATATTCTTCTGTTTCCTTCATTGGACAAAGAGAGTACAAACTATTAATTGAAGATCGCGGATTTCGGATTATCTAAGACGAAAGAGGAGGAAGCAGATGTTGAGGTCTGGAAGTCCAAGCCTAGAGGTACGCCATTGTACTTGTCGTCGGATGCATTTTCCGGTCATATTGATGCTCCGATGGATATATGGGCACTTAGTTGTATAGTGATTAAAATGTTGACTGGATTGCCTGCATGGGGTGAGAGCTTTTTGCGTACTGAGGAATATTTAAGGTTCTTCATTGAGTATCTTGAACTATCACCCAAGAAGCCTAAAGGAATCCGTGTTTTCTGTTATGATTTTCTGGAAAAGTGCTTTATGAAGGATCCTAGCAAGAGGTGGACTGCTGAGATGCTTCTTGATCATCCTTTGCTTTATATCACACTTTTTCATTCATATCATCCTTTCCTTTATGGTTCATGTAGTTAGAGAAATTATGACATTGTAAGACTGAATGGTGGTTTTGTTTATTGTGTCCCCTGTCCAAGAGCCTGATGGCTATGCCATAGGGTCTCTTGAGTCAGGCCGTCTTCTTCTCCTTGATGGCTTTGCCTAAAGGGAGTTGGAGTCGGACAGTGTAggaaatagataaattttaaaaagtgtCGATGAATAATGAGTTTGTTCCTTAACATTTATGGTTTGTAAGATTTAATAAATTATGTTAATAATAGTAGTTTTGTTTGCTATTTGTGCTTCGAATGttattatttcctttttttgtttcaattttctttttctttcttccttttgtAATCCTGCTTTCAGTGGacgatcaaataaataattgattGGAAATTAAGATACTTAAATAGGCTAACATAAGTGGTAGTTATTTGACTTGTTTAAAGATAATGTCCTAAGTTTGATCTTCAAGAACTAAATGTATGGTGTATGCAATGTTTTGTGTGGCTAATTTCTTATTTACCGAAAGATAAATTGAGAGATGTTAGGCAAGTGAAACTGAGAGTTGTATATTGTGTACATTTCTATCtcatattatataataatatgtaCACAATGTATGATACAAGAAGAAGAGTAAAATCACAATTAGATACTTAAAGATTTTAACTTTGAAATGTTAATGATGACATATATGTCTTTTTGTTAATAGATAATGTAAAACGAAATGAAGTTGTCTATATATTTcgttatttataataatatgtATTTCATTACTGccacataaatataaaaataatgtagttttaaatagtaaaatatttattatcttttaaatttttatataatatttattaattattctcTATTTAccatagttgtcagaaccggACCGGACCGGTCGGTTCGACCGGAAAACCGGTAAACCGGACCATATACCGGTCCGGTCCGATATTTAGACCGTATAAAGTTGAGAACCGGTATGGACCGATCAAACCCGGTGTGAACCGGTGAAAACCGGATCGGTTCGAGTCACTTGGTCAACGTTGAAGGTGAATCTACAATGGACTAGCGATATGCAACTCCACGATGCTCTACACCCTCCAGCGCTGCCAAGTGTCGCTTGTGATGATTTTTGGAAAATTTTCCAAAATGTTTCCAATGGGACTCGAACCCATTCCTCCAGCATAAAGCCAACAAGCTTCTTCCACCAAGCTAGAGTGATTCTCATTAATTAATAGAcaaattataatacatatagcattctttcttttttacttctattcaatttattttaatttcaaagtcattcatttttaaatcaattacattttatttaactataaattttattaaatatatacaaattaaaaatataaacaaaaaatttaattaaccacaatttatttttttaatatattattttattttttatcttcatGAGGTTGATAGTTGAAAATCGCTAGATGATATTTAGTTAAActagtcaaatcatctaacggttcttaaatatcaacttcacaaaaaaataattgtatGTGACTTTTCaccaataataatataacaataaaataaatataaactaattaataaagtattaaaatttaaaaatgataattatttttataaagaaaaaataaaaatactaataataaaaaaataattaaattttatataattatttaattataccgAGTTAACCGGTTCAACCAGTGACCCAACGGTTGAACCAGTGACCCAGTAACCCAATAACTTCACCGGTtcgatcaccggttcggttctgacaactatgcTATTTACCATATAAAAAACAATATAATATGTTTGAAAGAAGCAATTTAAGAGTCAATTATTTAAACTTAATAACTTGTTGTGTTTGTTTCTAACTTTTTATTGAGATTAATTAAGTTCTTAATGTAATAAATTCGATTTGTACGCTTAATTCATAGCAATAGAAACTGAATTGAGTTTGTTTCTAGTGCCGTTTAACAGAGCATAGTTATTACTTATCAATCTTTTCATTGAGTAAAGATTGttgaatatttaatttttttttatttttatatatttcagttaaaaataatttttaacaaaaaaaatcaatacaaagggtttcattttttcatttttaacaTTTGAATAAACATCTTAAAGATTTAGCTTAAAAACCCATAAATTCGAAGAATGAAATTTTCAtgcacttttagtttaaagaaatttactcataaatttaatttcgtattattatcattaataaaaattactattttttaaatttattatttaataaataataacatattGTAGAATTTGGACATCAATTCCACTCAATTCATTTGTCAAAAATTTTAGgtgtattattttatataattatattatatatgcataaaaaattatctatGAATTAGTTATCTTATGACTTATATCAAAATACGTATTtggtattttaatttttttattatattattataaataagttTGATTATACTGTTacaagtttaattattttgataattaattattaaattaaaaaaaatcaaaatgtataaatgtatatattttttgtatacatataatatttttatactttatATAAGTAACTTGTTTAGTGTGTGTTTGGACTGTGGTTGGTTAAACTGTAGTTtgaataaaagtgattttataaaattgattttgggtAGAAGTAAGTTTGTGTCAACATAATTTATATTTGGCAACtctatactaaaattaattttgataaaataaatattgtttggataatattagttaaaatcacttttagatagaTAATTACTAAAAATGACATGGCATTAaattataatgttatttttatatatatatttaatttttttatatttttttcttatattttttggtgactaaacaaaaagaaacaaagaaaaaaaagagattaTCCTAAATCAACAAGCATAAGATGCTGAAGCTCATCACAAGGTTCCGACCAAATAACATGAGTTGGATTGGTCTTGACCGCATATCTCGCCAGTCAATCTGCCACAGCGTTAGCATCACGGGTAATCCATTCAAAATCCACAACCCAAGGTCTTGATAGAAGCTCCTGTATATTCTGAAGAATATCAACTACATCACAATATAGCCCATTTGCCGGATTTTTTAAAATGTGCAAAATGTCAAGAGAATCTGTTTCGCACACAATATCTCTCAAGCCATAATCCCAAGCTAAAATCAAACCCCTCCAAACAGCAAAAAGCTCACATCTGATGATAGGCCCTAGAGGATAACTACTAGAACAACCCGAAATTCAACGCCCATTAGAATCTCTAATAACACAACCAATTCCTGCTAAGTTCCAATCAGAAAACAGACTCGCATCATAATTAACTTTAAAAGTGTCACCTGTTGGAGGTTTCCACCTCCTTCGATCCTTGAAAGTTATACACTTGGTACTGGCAGACTTTCTTAAATCATTAGCAGTAATCCGAGCTTAGCAACAACCTTATAGTTTGACCACTGATCTTCATTATTGAAAATATCATTGCAACGATGCCTCCACACCCACCAAAGACCCGCCCCTACAATTGCCTCATTGCCCGGCATGACCTTCCGAATCCAAAATTCCAAGGGAGTACCTTCAAATGAATCAATAAGCAAAGGATCCAACATTTGACAAATGCATCTTGATTTCTCACAATCCCTAAGACAATGCTCCATTGTTTCCAGATCTGCATTGCATCTCGAACATCTGTCCGAATTAGTTAAATGACGCTTGAAACGGAAGGCATTTGTCGGAAGCGCATTTTGTAGACCCAACCACATCATCATCTTTATCTTCTTTGGCAAATTAAGGCGCCAAATCCACCCACAGTTGCTATTTTCGATCGAATTCACTTTCTTTGTCAGGAGCCAACGACAACCTTCTCGAGGGCTATAGGCTTTTAGTGATGCGGGCCACCAAATCCATTCGGGCTCCGATTCTGACATTAAAGGAAGCCCAAGACTGTGAAGAAACTGTTTGACCTCATGAGAAATTGGCGTTACAAGCTTATCCCCCTCCCAAGTACCATTGC is a window encoding:
- the LOC130946240 gene encoding transcription factor MYB98-like, with amino-acid sequence MKEIDLPFGVPNSSHGFYQDLHHHVDQFHQVNVNGNSSTSNHQVSLTNLDSFDVYECKPFVENNNNVHVMDDFQYNGGGFGNFNLTNNNNRSTPLDIIVGNQGYLPFYPLQETKPTNHVVPDEVSSISTMGYYKRVNGVNKNNKLYPTSKKTYKLQKKSNIVKGQWTESEDSLLIQLVEQYGLRKWSHIAQMLPGRIGKQCRERWHNHLRPDIKKDIWTEDEDKILIEAHVEIGNKWAEIAKRLPGRTENSIKNHWNATKRRQYSKRKCRSKYPKASLLQEYIKSLNLDKNPLMDYRRKSVNPRGNANKTSSAASSKAPPPLLAAQPQPVGNNSQFSMSDRLVPSYDFNEVLPDFCFDENLFEGGCSIDSLLDDIPCAPIMDTSTINVVDNGFECDDMQQEIVESMMEGDGIIKKEMDLVDMVSKVNKN